The following DNA comes from Mycolicibacterium aromaticivorans JS19b1 = JCM 16368.
AACCGGAACACCAGCCGCTTGTTCCCGAAGGTTGCTGTCCTGCGCCGGTATTCGTCGGCGATGTCGTACTTGAGCGCACGCTCGAAGTCGTCGTCAGGACGATCGCCGAGTTCGCCTTCGACGGCGATATCGATACCGTCGAGTTCGCCCAGCGCCAGGAACTCGCCGACCGAGAATGCCGCGTTCGCGGCACCGCGACGGCCCAGGATCACGACCTCGTCGATGCTTCCGGACGCCAGCCGACGCATCGCGTGATCGGCGATATCGGTGGCCGCCAGCGCTTCCGGAGGCATGAGGAAAACGCGGGCCACATCGAGTGCCACGTTGCCGTTCCCGACGATCACCACGCGAGGTGAGTCAAGGTCCAGGTCGTCGTCGGCATGGTCGGGATGACCGTTGTACCAGGCCACGATGTCGGCGGCGGCGTGGTGTCCGGGCAGTTGCTCGCCGGGGATGTCGAGGGGGTTACTGGCAGTGGCGCCAACGGCGTAGATGACGGCGTGGTGGTGGGCCAGGAGCTCGTCGTGGCTGATGTCGGGGCCGACGGCAACATTGAAATAACATCCCGCGCCCGGGCCGCCCAGCGCCGGTTCGAAGACGGTGACGACTTCCTTGGTGCGTTGGTGGTCCGGCGCCACGCCGGACCGGATCAACCCGAACGGAGTCGGCAGCCGCTCGAAGATATTGACTTCGACGCCGTCGTTCTCCAACAGCTCCGCGGCGGCATAGCACGCCGCAGGACCGGATCCCACGATCGCCACTCGCAGCCGGCCGGGTTCCACGATCGGGCGTTTCATTGCGGGCGGCACCGCACGGGTCCTCAGTGGAAGGCGGGTGAAGAAGTCGGCGTTGATTTCGCGAAACTTCCTCTGCCCGTTCGGAAGATCGTCCTCGTAGTAGATGGCGCCGACCGGGCACACCTGCAGGCAGGCCCCACAGTCCACACATGCCGTCGGATCGATGTAGAGCATCTGGTTGCCTACGTCCGAGGAATCTGGCACGGGTCGGATGCAGTCGACGGGACACGCCGGCACGCAACTGGCGTCGGTGCAGCAGTTCTGGGTGATCACGAAAGCCACGACAATCTCCTCCGGTGGTGGTGCGTGAAGGCCGGGGCCGATCAATCTGTGATCGACAAGGCTCCGGTCGGACAGTTCGAGACCGCCTCTTCGGCGGCGCTGCGCTCGGATTCGGGTGGTTCGGGATCAACCACCTGCGACTGGCCATCGTCGCCGATCTCGAAGATCGCCGGGGCGGTCATCTCGCACAACCCGATTCCCGAGCACTTGGAGCGGTCGACGTGTACCCGCATCAGAACATCTTCCGCATGATCTTCAACGCGCGACTGCTGTACGGCGGATAGACGATCGACGGATCGGGCCGGCTCGGCTTGGCGAGCACCGCGCGCCGGTGCGACAGCGCCTCGAACCCCCACTTGCCGTGATAAGCGCCCATTCCGCTGGCTCCGACGCCGCCGAACGGCAGCTGTGGAACGAGGCAATGCATCATTGCGTGATTGACGACGGCTCCGCCCGACGGCGCTCGGTCGATGATGTCGCGCGCCGCCGCCAAGTCCTTGGTGAAGACATACAGTGCCAACGGTTTCGGTCGGGAGTTGACGAATTCGACCGCGGCGTCGACAGTTTCGACGCGCATGACCGGAAGGATCGGGCCGAAGATCTCGTCGGCCATCACCGGGTCGTCGGGCGACGGATCGACGATAACCGTCGGCTCGATGCGCAGCCCGGCACGGTCGGATCCCCCACCGGCGGCCACAGTGCCACTGGTGGTCACGATCAGCGTTGTCAGCCGGTCGAATTGGCGTTCGTTGACGATGGGCAGCGACGGCGCGTTTCGGATCTCCGCGATGTTCGCGACGATCTTGGTCACCAGCTCATCGACAACGGAGGCGTCGGCGAGAACGTAGTCCGGCGCGATGCAGGTCTGCCCGGAGTTGATCAACTTGGTGTAGGCCAACCGGCGGGCGGTGACGTCGACGTCTGCATCAGCAGTGACGATGGCCGGGCTCTTGCCACCCAACTCCAGGGTGACCGGCGTCAGGGTCGATGCGGCCGCGGCCATGATCTTGCGGCCGATCTCGGTTCCACCGGTGAAGAAGGCATGGTCGAAACCCGACGCCAGCAGATCTTGAGTGGTCTGCGCGTCACCTTCCACGACTCGGATCGGCTCTGGATCCAGGTAGTGCGGTACCAGGCGCGCGACCAGAGCTGACGTGGCCGGAGCGAGTTCGGACGGCTTGATCACGACACCGTTGCCTGCCGCGACCGCGGCGACCACCGGCGCCATCAGCAGGTAGAAGGGATAGTTCCACGGTCCGATCACCAGCACCACGCCCAACGGGTCGTACTGGATCCAGCCCCGGCCCGGTAGTTGGGCCATCGGCAGAGACACCCGCCGGCGGGCAACCCACTTCCGCAGGTGCTTGCGCGCGAAGGCCGCCTCGGCTTTAGTCGAGGCGACATCGCCGAGCCAGGCTTCCACCGGGGTGCGTCCGAGGTCGGCGGCCAGCGCCTCGGCGATCTCGGACTCCTGTTCGTCGCAGAGTCGTTCGATGCCCTGCAATTGCGTGAGGCGCCAGTCCAGCGATCGGGTCCGCCCGGTGGCGAAGATGCGGCGGATGTCAGTCAGCACCGGGTCGGTGGCGCGCGGCTGCACGTGGTGAATCGTCAACGCCGCACTCAGATTTCGGGAGCGGGAACCACGCCGGAGGCAACGGCTCCGCTGATTCCACCATCGACGGCGATCGCCTGTCCGTTCACCCAGCGCGCGGCGTCGGAGGCCAGGAACAGCACCACCTCGGCGATGTCTTCGGGTTCGGCATGGCGGCCGAGCAGTCCCTCGAGACCGTCCAAGGTGTCCTTTCCCATCGACTCCTCGAAATCGACAAGGATGGGCGTTCGCACGGGACCGGGCAGCACAGCGTTGATCCGGAAACCCATCTGCGCCAGGGCCAGCCCCATCGACAGGGTGTATACGGTGCTGACTTCTTTGGAGAAGTTGTAGGCGTTGCCCTGCTGGGGATTGGCCTTGAACCACGCTGCACCTTCTTCGAAGGTGTCGGTAGCCAGCAGCTCGCGGATCGCGGGCAGCCGTTCGGGCCAGCCGAATCCGGCGGTCGAGGACACAATGGTGACCGACCCGCCCGGAGTCAGCCGTTCGAAGAACGCCTCGGTAAGATGGCGCACCGCAAGCGAATTGACGGCGAACACCAGCTCGCCCGCGGCGGTGCCCGGGATTCCGGCGACGTTCATCAGCCCGTCGTACGCGCCGTTAAGTTGTTCCAGTGCCGCGTCGATACTGCGCGGATTGGCCAGGTCCACCTCGATGTGCTTGTGCACTGAGGCTTTCGGGGTGTTGCGATCCAGGCTCGTCACCTCGGCGCCCAGCGCCAGCAGTTGTTCGGCAACGGCGTGGCCGATCCCGGAGGCAGCGCCGGTGACGACGTAGCGTCGTCCGGAAAAGTCAGCCATGTCGGTGGTCTCCTAGTCGAGGGTGTAGGGCAGGTGCTTGACGGCGGTGATGAAGTTTCCGGTCAGGTATTCCGGTTCGCCGACCCGCAGATTCGGTGCCCGCAAGATCAACTCGCGGAAGATCGACTCCAGCTGCATCTTCGCCATGAAGGCACCCATGCAGTAGTGGGGTCCACCCCCGCCGTATCCGACGTGCGGGTTGGGTGATCGGGTGATGTCGAACGCGTAGGGATCGGTGAACACCCGTTGGTCACGGTTGGCCGACGAGTAGACCATCGTCACCCAGTCACCTTTGCGGATGTGCTGGCCGTGCAGCTCGGTGTCCTGCGTCGCGGTGCGCCGGAATGTCATCACCGGCGTGGTCCACCGGACGAATTCCTCCATCGCGGTCTTGATATGTCCGTCGAAATCGTTCTGCAGCAGCGCTTTCTGCTCCGGAAACCGGTCCAGCGCGATCGTGGTGAAGGTGGTCGTGGTCTTGGTGGTGTCGTTGCCGGCCACCGACAACAGCACGAAGTACGGCCCGAGTTCGTCGTCCGTGAGCTTCCTTCCGTCCACCTCGGCCTGCACCAGTGACGTCATCAGGTCGTTCTCGGGCTTTTCCCGACGGGCCTGAGCCAGGCCGATGCCGATCTCGAGCAGCCCGACCATCGAATCGGTGAGTACCTCGGCCGGTTCGCGGCCCGCCGCCACGGCCGGGTCGGCCCAGGCCACCATGCCTTCGGCCAGTTGCGCCGCTTCGTCACGCTGCTCGTCGGGCAGGCCGAGCATGTCGTAGATCGTCCACATCGGCAGCCGTTTCGAGACCTGCTCGACGAAGTCGCCCTCCTTCGTAGCGAGCAGATCGTCGACGATCGACCGGGCCTGGTTCTGGATCTGGTCTTTGATCTTGGCGACCTGGCGCGGTGTGAAGACGGAGCTGACCAGCCTGCGCAGACTCGAGTGCTTCGCACCGTCCATGCCGAGGAATGACTGAATGGCGTCCAGCATCTCCTCGGGGACCGCTTCGAAGGTGATGCCCTGACCCGAGCAGAAGAGCTCGGGATTCTTGCTGACGTAGCAGACGTCCTCGTGGCGAGTTACCACCCAGACGCCGTCGATCTCGGGTTCCATCATGGAGCCCTCGATCGGGCGATGCCAGCTGACCGGACGTTCGTCGCGCAGGATCTTGAACGACTTCTCCCGCTCGTCGAAACTCTGTGCCCAGAACTCCAGCGATGAGATGCTCACCGGGTCGTAGGGCGGCCGTCCGGTGTCGGTCGATGACGCGATGTCGTGCTGGACGCTCATGCTGATGCCTCCACGTAGCGGGCTTTCAAGATTCTTTTCACGAGTTTTCCTGTCTCCGAACGCGGCAACTGGTCGACGAAATCGACCGACCTGGGCGCCTTGAAGTGCGCGAGACGATCTCGCACGTAGCCGATGATCTCCGAAGCGATCTCGTCGGACGGACTGATCCCGTCGCGCAGTTGGACCACGGCCTTGACCTGTTCACCCATCTCGGGATCCGGCACCCCGATGACGGCGGCGTCGAAGACCTTGGGGTGCAGCGCCAGAACGTTCTCGACCTCTTGGGGATAGATGTTGACGCCGCCGGAGATGATCATGAACGACTTACGGTCGGTCAGGTACAGGTAGCCGTCCTCGTCGAGGTAGCCCATGTCCCCCACCGTGGCCCAGTTCCGGTGGGCTGGGTGCCGCGAACCCGCGGTCTTCTCCGGATCGTTGTGGTAGCTGAACGAAGGTTGATCGCGTTCGAAGTAGACGAGTCCGACTTCGCCGGAGGGTAATTCGCGACCGTCGTCATCGCAGATGTGCGCCACCCCGAGCACAGCCTTGCCGACCGATCCCCGCTTGTTCGCCCATTCGGCACTCGACATGACGGTCGTTCCGTGACTCTCGGTCGCTCCGTAGTACTCGGTGAAGATAGGTCCCCACCAGGCGATCATCGCGTCCTTGACCTCTGGCGGGCAAGGCGCTCCGGCGTGAACGGCAAGCCGCAGGGACGAGATGTCGTAGCCCGCCCGCTGTTCTTCTGGAAGCTGCAGCAGACGCACGAACATCGTGGGCACCATCTGGGTGACGGTCACCCGATAGCGTTCGATCGCCGCCAAAGCCGCGACCGGGTGGAACTTCTCCATCATCACCACGGTGCCGCCGATGGCGTGTACCGCGGCCGACCACTTCAACGGCGCCGCATGGTAAATCGGCGCCGGCGAGAGGTACACGTCGGCGCTGGTGACGGCGAAGACGTGTTGCAGCATCATGGCGATCAGATCGGCGCCGGGCTCGTCGACCGACAGCGCGGGCAGTGCCAATTTGATCCCCTTGGGATGCCCGGTGGTGCCCGATGAATAGAGCATCTCCGCCCCGCGCGGTTGATTGTCGAGCGGTCCGGGGCTGCCCGATTCGCACAGTTCCCGATAGGAACCGAATCCCTCGATCACCCCACCGAATGCGTAACGGCGGTGCAGGTCTGGGACCTCAGCGGCCGCATTGCCGGCCAGTGCGTCGAGGGCGGCGGAGGCGAACAGCACCTGTGCGCCACTGTCAGCCAGGATGTGGGCGACCTCCGAAGCAGAGAGGTGCCGATTGACCGGCGTGACGTAGAGTCCCGATCGCAAGGCAGCCCAGTAGATTTCGAACACTTCGGCGGCATTGTCACTCAGCACGGCGATTACATCGCCGGGCCGCAGCCCTGATGCCCGCAATGCCGAAGCCACCCGGACCGAGCGCTCGTCGAGCTCCCCGTAGGTCAGCGTCCGGCCGGTGCCGGCGATGATCACCGCGGGCCGGTCGGGGTCGGTGGCTGCGTGGGTTCCCGGATACATGGCGCTAGACGATCAGGTCGGTGCGGCCGTCACCCTGGAGGCGAGCGATGTAGGCCGGATAGAGCTTCTTGCCCAGCGGAGCGAGTTTGAGCAGGCTTGCGATATTGCCTTCGACGGTGATCTTCTTCTTGGCCATGGCCAGTGGCAGGTTGACCTTGCCCTGCCAGTAGGCGTTGCCGGTGTCGGCGGTCATGAACATGGTGGCCATCGGGGCGCTACCGCCGGCCACTCCCTCACGTGTCGTCTTGTTGGCCATGTCGATCACGACGACGGACTTGGGGTCGGTGAAGTCGAACGCCACCACAAGACCGGTCGCCTCGAGCTTCGGGCCGATCTCGGGGTCGTCGAACGCGGCCTCGAAGATGCCGCCGATGTACTTCGCCACCTCGGCAGAGTCGGTGAACCCCATCGTTCTCCTTAATTTATTTTTGATTCAAAACTGTACTTGAAAGCGTACAACATCGACAGGATCTGGTATGCGCATCGTCACACCCCAGCGCCCACCAGTCAACTCACGGACGGCGATCGGGACCGACGCCAAGCAACAGGAATGAATGGCATTTCACTATTGAACAGTAATTCATCTCGGCGGTAGGGTCATGCCGATGAGCACCGCTATTACCCCACTGGACCTCAGGTG
Coding sequences within:
- a CDS encoding FAD-dependent oxidoreductase produces the protein MAFVITQNCCTDASCVPACPVDCIRPVPDSSDVGNQMLYIDPTACVDCGACLQVCPVGAIYYEDDLPNGQRKFREINADFFTRLPLRTRAVPPAMKRPIVEPGRLRVAIVGSGPAACYAAAELLENDGVEVNIFERLPTPFGLIRSGVAPDHQRTKEVVTVFEPALGGPGAGCYFNVAVGPDISHDELLAHHHAVIYAVGATASNPLDIPGEQLPGHHAAADIVAWYNGHPDHADDDLDLDSPRVVIVGNGNVALDVARVFLMPPEALAATDIADHAMRRLASGSIDEVVILGRRGAANAAFSVGEFLALGELDGIDIAVEGELGDRPDDDFERALKYDIADEYRRRTATFGNKRLVFRFSTAPVEFVGASRVEGLRVRTGEAEGTIETSLVLRSIGYRGAPIADLPFDAARGVVPNDGGRVMAGGEIVSGVYATGWIKRGPRGVIGTNRGCAHETVNALFEDFTAGRLTRRVGTNRDVDALLASRSVPVVDWHGWQAIDTAERARAADSARPRVKFTDASELVAIAAGERAAAAQDPG
- a CDS encoding cytochrome P450, giving the protein MSVQHDIASSTDTGRPPYDPVSISSLEFWAQSFDEREKSFKILRDERPVSWHRPIEGSMMEPEIDGVWVVTRHEDVCYVSKNPELFCSGQGITFEAVPEEMLDAIQSFLGMDGAKHSSLRRLVSSVFTPRQVAKIKDQIQNQARSIVDDLLATKEGDFVEQVSKRLPMWTIYDMLGLPDEQRDEAAQLAEGMVAWADPAVAAGREPAEVLTDSMVGLLEIGIGLAQARREKPENDLMTSLVQAEVDGRKLTDDELGPYFVLLSVAGNDTTKTTTTFTTIALDRFPEQKALLQNDFDGHIKTAMEEFVRWTTPVMTFRRTATQDTELHGQHIRKGDWVTMVYSSANRDQRVFTDPYAFDITRSPNPHVGYGGGGPHYCMGAFMAKMQLESIFRELILRAPNLRVGEPEYLTGNFITAVKHLPYTLD
- a CDS encoding acyl-CoA synthetase — translated: MYPGTHAATDPDRPAVIIAGTGRTLTYGELDERSVRVASALRASGLRPGDVIAVLSDNAAEVFEIYWAALRSGLYVTPVNRHLSASEVAHILADSGAQVLFASAALDALAGNAAAEVPDLHRRYAFGGVIEGFGSYRELCESGSPGPLDNQPRGAEMLYSSGTTGHPKGIKLALPALSVDEPGADLIAMMLQHVFAVTSADVYLSPAPIYHAAPLKWSAAVHAIGGTVVMMEKFHPVAALAAIERYRVTVTQMVPTMFVRLLQLPEEQRAGYDISSLRLAVHAGAPCPPEVKDAMIAWWGPIFTEYYGATESHGTTVMSSAEWANKRGSVGKAVLGVAHICDDDGRELPSGEVGLVYFERDQPSFSYHNDPEKTAGSRHPAHRNWATVGDMGYLDEDGYLYLTDRKSFMIISGGVNIYPQEVENVLALHPKVFDAAVIGVPDPEMGEQVKAVVQLRDGISPSDEIASEIIGYVRDRLAHFKAPRSVDFVDQLPRSETGKLVKRILKARYVEASA
- a CDS encoding aldehyde dehydrogenase family protein codes for the protein MQPRATDPVLTDIRRIFATGRTRSLDWRLTQLQGIERLCDEQESEIAEALAADLGRTPVEAWLGDVASTKAEAAFARKHLRKWVARRRVSLPMAQLPGRGWIQYDPLGVVLVIGPWNYPFYLLMAPVVAAVAAGNGVVIKPSELAPATSALVARLVPHYLDPEPIRVVEGDAQTTQDLLASGFDHAFFTGGTEIGRKIMAAAASTLTPVTLELGGKSPAIVTADADVDVTARRLAYTKLINSGQTCIAPDYVLADASVVDELVTKIVANIAEIRNAPSLPIVNERQFDRLTTLIVTTSGTVAAGGGSDRAGLRIEPTVIVDPSPDDPVMADEIFGPILPVMRVETVDAAVEFVNSRPKPLALYVFTKDLAAARDIIDRAPSGGAVVNHAMMHCLVPQLPFGGVGASGMGAYHGKWGFEALSHRRAVLAKPSRPDPSIVYPPYSSRALKIMRKMF
- a CDS encoding coniferyl-alcohol dehydrogenase, with amino-acid sequence MADFSGRRYVVTGAASGIGHAVAEQLLALGAEVTSLDRNTPKASVHKHIEVDLANPRSIDAALEQLNGAYDGLMNVAGIPGTAAGELVFAVNSLAVRHLTEAFFERLTPGGSVTIVSSTAGFGWPERLPAIRELLATDTFEEGAAWFKANPQQGNAYNFSKEVSTVYTLSMGLALAQMGFRINAVLPGPVRTPILVDFEESMGKDTLDGLEGLLGRHAEPEDIAEVVLFLASDAARWVNGQAIAVDGGISGAVASGVVPAPEI
- a CDS encoding ferredoxin, translating into MRVHVDRSKCSGIGLCEMTAPAIFEIGDDGQSQVVDPEPPESERSAAEEAVSNCPTGALSITD
- a CDS encoding SCP2 sterol-binding domain-containing protein; translation: MGFTDSAEVAKYIGGIFEAAFDDPEIGPKLEATGLVVAFDFTDPKSVVVIDMANKTTREGVAGGSAPMATMFMTADTGNAYWQGKVNLPLAMAKKKITVEGNIASLLKLAPLGKKLYPAYIARLQGDGRTDLIV